CCCGGTGACCACCTCCACCGGGCTGGCGTTGACCGGCACCGTGACGGCTGCCGAGGTCGGGGCGCCGCACACCCTGGTGGTGGCCGGCGGCGACCGGCTGGCCGAGCGGCCCGTCGAAGCGGCGCTGCTCGATGTGGCCGGCGCCCTCGCCGGGCGGGCCGAGCGGGTCGCGTCGGTGTGCACCGGAGCGTTCGTGCTGGCCGAGCTCGGCCTGCTCGACGGCCGGCGGGCGGCCACCCACTGGCGGCACGCCGACGCGCTGGCCCGGCGCTACCCCCGGGTGGACGTCGAGCCCGACGCCATCCACGTCCGCGACGGACGCTACGTCACCTCGGCGGGCATCAGCGCCGGGATCGACCTGAGCCTGGCCCTGGTGGAGGAGGACCACGGCGCGCAGGTGGCCCGGTCCGTCGCCCGTGAGCTGGTGGTCTTCATGCAGCGTCCCGGTGGGCAGTCGCAGTTCTCCGCCGCCCTGGCCACCCCGCCGGTGCGCGGCGAGCTGCTGCGCTCACTGGTCGCGGAGGTGCTGGCCGATCCCGCCGCCGACCACAGCCTGACCGCGATGGCCGCGCGGGCGGCCGTGAGTCCCCGTCACCTGACCCGCCTCTTCCACGCCGAGCTCGGCACCACGCCCGGCCGCTGGCTGGAGCGGGTGCGCCTCGACCGGGCCCAGCAACTGC
Above is a genomic segment from Kitasatospora viridis containing:
- a CDS encoding GlxA family transcriptional regulator, which gives rise to MTARPRRVAFLVFDGVTMLDVTGPSEVLHQAGRLAPPYELVLVSPQGGPVTTSTGLALTGTVTAAEVGAPHTLVVAGGDRLAERPVEAALLDVAGALAGRAERVASVCTGAFVLAELGLLDGRRAATHWRHADALARRYPRVDVEPDAIHVRDGRYVTSAGISAGIDLSLALVEEDHGAQVARSVARELVVFMQRPGGQSQFSAALATPPVRGELLRSLVAEVLADPAADHSLTAMAARAAVSPRHLTRLFHAELGTTPGRWLERVRLDRAQQLLLDGHAVTSATRASGLGSDESLRRAFARHLGTTPSRYRARFGTTGRDGGS